The following are encoded together in the Vigna angularis cultivar LongXiaoDou No.4 chromosome 9, ASM1680809v1, whole genome shotgun sequence genome:
- the LOC128193926 gene encoding uncharacterized protein LOC128193926, whose translation MEIMMDEMPATITETSTSDDKSLYEAWHRSDRLSLNLMRMFMEENVKPSMPKTENTKEFMKMIKEYSQSDITDKSIIGNLMSELTTKKFDWSQPIHDHVTGMTNIAARLKSMRMEVKESFLVQVIMNSLPSEFGQFQVNYNTLKDKWNFQEIKAMLVQEEGRLKKMKDHSIHLTTMKVLASVKANQEIRTRMTKPL comes from the coding sequence ATGGAAATTATGATGGATGAAATGCCCGCAACCATTACAGAGACCAGTACAAGTGATGATAAGTCTCTTTATGAGGCTTGGCATAGGTCTGACAGGTTGTCACTAAACTTGATGCGCATGTTTATGGAAGAAAATGTAAAGCCTTCTATGCCTAAAACGGAAAACACGAAGGAATTCATGAAAATGATCAAGGAGTACTCACAATCAGACATAACTGACAAGTCTATTATAGGAAATCTTATGAGTGAGCTGACTACCAAAAAGTTTGACTGGTCGCAGCCCATACATGACCATGTAACTGGAATGACTAATATAGCAGCAAGATTGAAGTCAATGCGAATGGAGGTGAAGGAGTCTTTTCTAGTACAAGTCATCATGAACTCTCTTCCTTCTGAATTTGGCCAGTTCCAAGTGAACTATAACACTCTTAAAGATAAATGGAACTTTCAAGAAATCAAAGCCATGTTGGTACAAGAGGAAGggagattgaagaaaatgaaagatcattcTATCCATCTCACAACTATGAAGGTGCTAGCTTCAGTAAAGGCAAATCAGGAAATAAGAACAAGAATGACAAAGCCCCTATGA